The following is a genomic window from Aphis gossypii isolate Hap1 chromosome X, ASM2018417v2, whole genome shotgun sequence.
aatAGAATACAATTGTAGGTctgtatttcataataacgtaaaaataggaggataagaaatattaaattaaatagctaAAGACAACTAAAACTTGAATAAGTCTTATTGGACTATAAGCCTGGAGGATTATACCCAACactttaagtaggtactgaaaaatataatcacctatcagatacaaatattaaattcacgtTATTACCTTCCTACTGATCTTCGGAGGGCTTCGAGGTCATTCATTCGAGAATTTGATCAAGTAcgcagtataataaaatgtgtatattatattaactataatattaatatgaaatgtataataaacatgcACCTTATCTGACTCGCAGCTGTGTATATTTCGTGCTGTAATATAGTAAGGCGTACATTATCGTACGCAGGATCCGTAGAGAGGTGTCGCATGTGCTATGCATTGGCGAAAAAGACGACATGGTCATGTTGACTATAGAAAATGTCTGTCGGCTTTATATCAAAGGCTTTTTAACCCTTTCGTTTCCAATAAACTACGTTTCTCCTTGCCGGCAGAGACCCTAATTCGGCTATCCCTTGTCTCTAGTAGTACATAAGAAAGTCATACATCTTGTGCAAAACAACACAAACGCGTGTTAGTTTATACGTAACCTTACAATGCGAATCGTTCCTTCGTTGATTTATATAAGGAGTTACCGTTATCTCAACCCGATAACCTGGccattgtttgtttattatttttaaatagttatacaatatatatgtgagcatatcattaaattttataatcggtaaaaaataaaatttaaataactttgttAAAAATCTGCGAGTTATCAAGCTCTGCCGCGAGACTACTTGTTCATAATAGGATGCccactatgtattatactagcATTAGTATCAACACTTGACATTAATGTTAGCGAAATTCCTATAAATTGACTAAGGCAATTTTCAATGGTGTAGAAGGCTTCCCAACTATTTTTGAAACACTAAAAGGATAAATATTTGTCTTCACTATAAGGCAATAGCAAGTGGCTCCAATTGCATACACAGATTTAAGATGCACTGCTACAGGCTGTGCTGAAGGGAGAAAATTCTCTTTCGCTCTCTTGACGACTAGTATTAGAGTTACAGTAATACAAGCCGGAGTAGTTCAAATTGCACTTTACAAACACATAAAGTGGAACAAAGCAAGTTGTGAAAGTCTGTCCACAGCCAGGACTCAAATTAAACCAACACAACTTCAAGGTGGCTGGAATGTACAGGATTGTGACATGTGTTAACCACACTGTTGGCCACTGCAACGaccaatgatataattatcatacttatatagttggtatttaacatttattttatttttatttttattttttgcatttatttttacttgttaattatattatattcaccttTTGTCTAGTTATTTCAGCTACAATTTCTAAGTtcaattaatgttttgtaaatatttttatctaaatgtttcaaatagtCTAGACGTACCTACAACGagcaataagtatatttttcctTTACTTTGACACACACAAGTACCGTACTTAAGTCTCtaggttaaattatattaatatctgcATAGTAATTGCTTTTTTTGACTGTTTAttgatcaattttattatactaaatagtcTTGTACGCATCATGTGGGATGctcattattcttattattattgttatttaatgaattgaatgtattaaaatcattttgtacGTCACCAGgaacataggtataatatttattatttacagtccCGATAAAGTAGTTAGGTTACGACTgtacaaatagtaaaataaattattttatacttcataaaaatatctaaaaatataacatgaaatatacttagtgGTATACCGGCTAATAGACCGCCTTCTCTCAGAACCATTTTTCATTAaccattgaatttaaatttcacgTATCCATCACAGTAGCTCACTCAACACCTACTATACAGCATAATAGTACTCAATATTGCtcacctttttttaaaaaaaatttttataaaggaTTAtccatgaatattatttttctgagtACCTACGTCTTAtgtaattacctacctactagtTTTTGTTAACATATGTATTAAAAGTGTGCAATTAACTCGAGTTAGTGTGAttcaatcattaattttataatagaagtaACAACCTATCCTATCACAAAATCAATGGTTAAATCAGAAgctataacttaatataagtaattccaaaataatatatttatctaaaaagtttaaagtaagtatgaaaaaattagaaaaatatacttagttaaaAAAGGTAACTGTAAACTTTTCCAATGGTACTCTCCCGGGTCTACTACGGTACTCCCTGAAGAATACAAGTAAACTCTTCTGAGTCTATAATAACttcgtttatatattatgttattatgaacattcaaatttaaaaaacataaggtgtctattttttgtctttaaagtacttatataactttttcttTACTTTTGGTATGagagtttttatttgttttatcgtaactttgaattttttatgcatatttcaatttaaaaatcttttagaGCATTAATAAGTACAAACAGATATGgacaagtatttaaaaaatataaattgaaacgtAAGTTGAAAATGATTACTTAAGGCCAAATTACTAAAGGATATGATGCATCTTCATTCTTCATCAATTATACATCAGAACTAAGAACAAAGAAAAAGttgctaattttttattttttagaagcaTTATTGCAACTAATGTTGCACCTAAtatgaataaacattttcatatttgtttAGATCGATGAAAACTAATCCAAAAGtataacaaaatcattttaaacttCGGTAATGTCATCTCTGTACATTTCAAACAGCTTGAGAGAGTTTACACAATTACTTCAAGTAGACATTATGTTGACCCAAGAAAGTTTATCtccaccaattttttttttcaattatcatttatcactgagatcacacataaaatatattaattattagtaaaaattgggaatataataatatatacataactcATTGGATTACCCAtgcaacattaaaatttttcaaatatcaaactattttatactataatgttttatgcaattattatatacaaactaCTGGTAACTagacatacataaaaaaaaacataactcaGTATCTATAGCTGAcacttaatcattttataaaatttatatacacaataaaaaataacaacctccataaacaataaactctcgtaataaattaatgaacctATCACTGTAACAagccattaattattaaatttactatttttatttataaaagttatgtttgtaaatatatatatatactgaaaaattaattgttaactatatcctttaaaaaaaaataggtaatgtGATGGGTGTTGTTGCTATTGAAGAATCAATTACTCGTTCAGAAATAATttctagtttaaattaatattattattactgtaaactatattaaaacaattttaatttttgagtaaccaacaaatgaaatacatttgaaaaatatgggCTAcctttatttacaaaatccaaaaaactaaaatttaaacataacatgtatgtaaatcaaataagtaatataaatttgtttaaataaaattatatgatattaataatatttttgaacataatatttataaaaaccaaaataaaataatatatttaagtatacctatGAGATCAGTTATCAGGTTACTTGATGACTGTTCGATGATAGTCACTTATTTTATCACCACTTGATTTTTCCATCATTTTTTCCACTTCAATTTGCGTATTTTGGTGGATGTTGCAAGTCtaacagataaaaataaagtacaaaCTATTAACTAGGATAATGTATagataaagaataatttaatagagtATAActttaagtgtattattaaaatattaatagttaggtaatttatttatttacttatacttaatgaattattgtgataatagttaaaaaataatatcagtgGCGTATACAAGGGGGGTGTTTGGTGGATATGACACCCCCTTTGAGCCGtatcatatattacattattattacatatattatattacaaaaaatatacaattaaaataaaagttttagtttatacgtattatatataatatttaatttttataattaacaccCCCCTTCAGAAAATCTTAGCTACGCCActgaataatatcattattaaatatttaaaatcaattttattacaaacacaTATTTATCCAATACCcacttaaatattgattaaataacacTAAAACCAACTgactaaataactaaaacaaaaaactaatgttttgcatttaaaatgtatattatattaccaaacattaaaacacctaaaaatttaaatttaacttatataagtatttatttttatttgcgtTCTGATTTTGTGTaagcaaaatttattttaacattaaacaaaatattttattgaaaattaagacTTAAATCAATCCATTCAGATTcagaaacataatatgaatttaagtaacagttcaagtatttaaacattatgatacctaaattatttgatgattaatatcaactataaacatgtatttaaaataatactgataaaATGTGATTGAATTATAACTACTAATAGcctaaactttataaattataaaaaataggtaataggtactaagaattttacttatacctacagtgtataaacaaaaataaaaactttaatgttttattttatctgattTAAATCTAATGTACCACACTACTTAATACAAcatgattttttaacattgttaCAAAAagctaatagaaaaaaaacattgatttaaatgtaaaatgttgaagtattgattttgaaaataattataataaattgcaattaaaaaaattaattttaaacttaacaaaattattatacttaaatgtgcgtttcaacaataatattaatatttgttttaactaaatatttgttttaatacaaaattttataataataattagtatagtatataataatttataagttataatattataggtatttgaataggttataaaattactacttatattttttttttatgaaaaccaaaatatttcataaaaactcAAGTAAAAAGAAAgatgtttgtttaaaatatatatttttttataataatttttaatagaaaaaaaatgtacaggtttaacaatatttgttttgtcttATAGAGACaagaaaaatactaatttcttAAACTTAAAGAGTGgttttgaatgaaaattagattagtttaaactttagagttagataatatgtacacagctccaagttatataaaaaaaaaaaatgagcttaaaatattcacccaattttttagttttttctagtgaaattaaaactacaaaaataacttaatactataaactaacacaaaattaatagttaaagtgcgttaaattaaaaatagttataaatagtatgacttgttgcatttttaatttattgacaatttaattaaaaaataaaaatatttacatgacttataagtacttaattatttttcttttataaatatttttaaatgtatttataaataaatcttaataattgtatattatgttacttttGATTGTTCATTATCATTATCTGGAACTTCCAGGTGAACTTTTGACTGGCATAACTTTTCTAGCACAGCaataccttaaaaataaaattattattataaactttaaacttttgaaGTGAATTAATATCTACTTtaggttttaataatagtcCTTACCTTCTCCTCTGTTGTTaccatatttattttcccATGCatcaaaaagaatattataatatctgaagccaaaaaagtatttatgatACTCAAAAGATGAAGTggttggaaatattttttgaaaactaaaattataaaaatctttgtAGTATATTTACCTTAATTacctaagttataattataactaaaaataatgaattgatGAAATACATACGAGCCAATTTGTGTAAGTTCGTCTTCATATATACACAGATGCCGAATATCATCTGGTAATAGATTATCTAATATGCTatcaatatactaaaaaaatataaagtctataattaattgatactTATAATTGTAGTTAACAGTTTAGTACTTCTTCTCtagatttaacatttttaaaatattcttgtttttctttttctttaacagataaattgaatgtatatAATCTCTTATCATAACATAATGGGGTTTTGACACCTAATACCTTGAGTAAAGTattctaaacaaataatttaatttaataaaaatatttattgaaattaattattgaattaaataatatttgtctaaactaattaaaactcACATGTGTACTACGGGACATTTTGTTTGGGATATGATAGCCAGCCATATTCAATAGATCTTTCACTAATGGTCCTTTGACAGCTAAGTCAACTGGAGAAGATGAATGCAATGAAGGAgatatatttacctaatatttaatataaaaccgtTCAATAATTCAATGTTATAATCATACAATGTCAATTACCTCTAATATCCAAGGCTTAAGATATTCATCGAACAAAACATCTATTCCAAATAACTCGTATGCGTTATATCTATTGCTCAGATTTGAACGACATATCTGACTCATAGGTAATTCACCACTAATGACAGTTTTTACTACCACATCTTTTAAGCTATCCCACAAATTTTTAACATCAATATTGCGTTCTTTCTCCATATATGTCCATAATGATCGTAATGTCCTAAgtcattgtaattatttaatagtcattagattttttttaaatataaatcctaacattaaatctaaaataaatacacttgaatacttaatacaatatataggtatattgtttacCATTTATGACCTTGGCATGCATCAGCATCTTCATTTTCAGTATAATGGCTACTAAGTCTGTTTATACTATAGTTTGTTAAATGCATATATCGATCACATATTGTGGTAAGATTAGATGAatacttaactatataaaatacatagtaatatataataatcaaaattgtataaaatatgtgatggTCAcaatcataaaacaaaaattattatacctgaAGCAAACCGTACAAGCCCATTATCATAAAGATATAGACGAAGTGGATTGATTGATGTGATGAGTATATAAAGTCTTAAATCAAATTTGGTATCATTGATTAAGTATGGATTATCTATGTATCTCTGTACAACTAAAGGTACTTTCTTTGGTATTTGACCCCATTTTGATATAACACGAATTCCAGTTCCTCTATATGATGCTGGCTGttgattaagaaaaaaaatccaaaatcagaagttttatcattattttgagcaataatattaaaaacaatactggTTTAACAATCcatttttctttatcatttTTCTCCCAAACTTGTCGTAAAGTTTTAGCTTGTCtaggtaatatatatgaaatggGTATGAAGCCAAATTGTTCTTTACCATATTTTAACCTTAATCTATTCAAGTTTTTCCATAACTTATCTTTGCGACCAATTTCAAAAGTACCAGGAAAATGGTTAAGTTTCTGCTGTTCCCGAAGtgttttgaaacaaaatgATTTCATATGCTTACCCCAAGTTCCAACCCAATCATTAgactcttaaaaataataataagaaaaaccaaaacagtaactattattattattaaaatttgtaaaatacaaaaagagtaaaatgtaaaataaagtataggtACACTCACGAGATCGAGGTAACAATGGTACCATCATTAATTCATTTGGTGGAGGAACTACGCCACAGAAAGCATCAACAATAGGAGGTGTAACACCATAGTCAGTTTGTAAAGAAATGGgactttgattaattttttcagttaCAACAGAAGGATCAGTAGCATTTTGAACTAAACAATCTTCACCCCTAACAAGTTTAAAACCACTATTTTGAATCGTTCGCCGTACAACAATTGGGGTTATAGAACTTAGTTTccactttaatatattatgcaaagaTAATGGAAATGAttcacctataataataattattgaaaaataataattttaatctaaataattattaaataaaaatacctttaaTATCATGTGAATAAAATCGTATGTATGGTGgcatataagaaaataaactaggtCTTAAGGCTGAATGATAATCAATATTACCACTCTGTTTTTGAGCacctgtaatttttaatattttcaaagttatcattataatacaggtatactgtttacattaaatttttatttgaaacataATACCTGAAAACAAgtgattaaaaactattttaattggttctttaattataaaatcttgtTCTATACTCTTGTTAAGGGTTTGCATAACTGGAGATTCTAAGCTTTTTCGAACATCTATTATAGAAAcagaatgtaatttaatattaacatatacatatgtattaagACAAATTTTAGTCAATATTTACTTTCTGATGTTAAGTCCACATGTGTTTTTAATgaactgaaattaaatattacaagaattagatttaaaaataaaatgattatgtttaatttattttaccctTACTTAAAAGGAAATGCAGTTAtgtcatttatattatcagataattttgatttttcaaagatatcagtattaagtaataattctgGTTTTTGACTTGTTTGTTCTAGAATTTGTTTATCTTTTTTAGTTACCATTAATGATTCTTTTACCTTAGAATtatctgtaatatttttaatagatataaatgttTCTTTTGATTCGACAGGCACAAATGTAGCTCTTCGTACATGATTTGGAGTATCCATTAGATCTTTATTCTTTGGATTTGTATGATTAAAATGACTATCTGTGTTTGAAGAAGAGCATCCTATATgttgaatacaatttgtagAAATAGGCGCCTTTGGAGAAACCAttgatagtatataaaaaaaatgattgtttataacttaaaatattgatgaataaaaaattatttttacttcaatACTTACCATGTCCTGACAATAAGTAGGCACAAGTCTTGTATGCAtatcatagtttttaattgatgaataattaaattgatcaatactttttaattcatCTTCGTCTATACAGTTTTCATTTTCTTCCCATTgtcttgaattattattatattgaaaaaaatcattatatctaTCATTctgtttaatttcataaatagatAGTGTTGGATAATCTTTCTTTTTATTgccttgaaaaaaaaaattggcattttattattcagatattcataaaactatgtaaattttaacttttttattttaaaaaattcaatcttTTCTTTGtagaatgtaatatataatatgacacattattaatcaataatataaattttagtaaaaaaaaaaaaaaatttaattatctaaatagGTAACTAAAAATTACTGATCTTATTTACCTAATGAATTAGAATATCTGGAAAATCTATTTGAgtagtttaaattgtttaacgtAGGATCAGtatccaaaattaaataaggatTTAATTTTAGCTGTTTTTCTGAACTATGATCCGCTGTTTGATGTAAGTTTGTATGAAGAGTTTGTAAACGATTTATAGGACACCAATGTTCTTCAGTACTAtctgataaaaatacattatgttcTTGGTAGGTATCAAATGTTTGAGATCTTTTTATTCCATTCATATAACATTGCAAACAGAGCAAGAAACATTTTCTGGTACAATTCCTACATTTGATAGATTATTAACCAACAGTATACATTAtgagtttaaaataagtatttttcaagaaattaatttaaaaattaattttctcatTTACCTAATGAATGAGAATATCTAGATAATGCATTTGAGTATTTTAAATCGTCCAATGTAGGATCAGTATCCAAAATCAAATAAGGACTTAATTTTAACTGTCTCTCTGAACTATGATCCACTGTTTGATGAAAGTTGGTATGAAGAGTTTGTAAACAATCTTTAGGACATAGACATTCTTTAGTCCTATctgataaaaatactttatgttCTTGGTGGGTATCAAATGTTTGAGATCTTTTTATTCCATTCATATAAACATTGCAAACAGAGCAAGAAACATTTTCTGGTACATTTTCTTTATGATTAGAATTATTGACAATCTGTTTAGTTAATATTGGGTATGATCTATTGTTCATCTCCTATTAACTTGTTTATTGctacaaaataatcattagaTTTGTCTGTAAAATgaatagcataataaaaaattaaaatataaagatcataataaaaatatattagaatataaaaccATGTTATAAatcttaacttaaaaaaaaatactatcatttaaaaatatgttattgaaCAATATAGAAGAGTATGTAaggtaaaatgtttataaataaacagtaaactgggcataatattgaataggtaCTTTGACTTATACCAATTAGCActctataatttaaagaataacattaacaaatgttatagttaaaattatttaattgagaaATGTCTTTTAGAATTCTTtatgaaattcaataaaaattattatatttataggaaaTCAATTAGTAtgttaacattaaacataatatataccatattattaaatgaaagtaaacaagtaggtatttgtaatatgttgattaaaatttcGAATTATCTTATAAATCTCGTTACAACGAATTGTTGGTTTATGCTCTTGACATAACGAATTTCCGAACTTCCGTAACATAGTTATATCGCGAGttgattataatctataataatattgttaagtgTAACTAGTACTTGACTAGGTACTTACAATGATACGATGTAGGACTGTCAGGTATAGATGTTGTAGCAGGCACCCACTGCGAACTCGCAATCGAtgta
Proteins encoded in this region:
- the LOC114121021 gene encoding LOW QUALITY PROTEIN: uncharacterized protein LOC114121021 (The sequence of the model RefSeq protein was modified relative to this genomic sequence to represent the inferred CDS: inserted 1 base in 1 codon) is translated as MNNRSYPILTKQIVNNSNHKENVPENVSCSVCNVYMNGIKRSQTFDTHQEHKVFLSDRTKECLCPKDCLQTLHTNFHQTVDHSSERQLKLSPYLILDTDPTLDDLKYSNALSRYSHSLGIVPENVSCSVCNVXMNGIKRSQTFDTYQEHNVFLSDSTEEHWCPINRLQTLHTNLHQTADHSSEKQLKLNPYLILDTDPTLNNLNYSNRFSRYSNSLGNKKKDYPTLSIYEIKQNDRYNDFFQYNNNSRQWEENENCIDEDELKSIDQFNYSSIKNYDMHTRLVPTYCQDMAPISTNCIQHIGCSSSNTDSHFNHTNPKNKDLMDTPNHVRRATFVPVESKETFISIKNITDNSKVKESLMVTKKDKQILEQTSQKPELLLNTDIFEKSKLSDNINDITAFPFNSLKTHVDLTSENVRKSLESPVMQTLNKSIEQDFIIKEPIKIVFNHLFSGAQKQSGNIDYHSALRPSLFSYMPPYIRFYSHDIKGESFPLSLHNILKWKLSSITPIVVRRTIQNSGFKLVRGEDCLVQNATDPSVVTEKINQSPISLQTDYGVTPPIVDAFCGVVPPPNELMMVPLLPRSQSNDWVGTWGKHMKSFCFKTLREQQKLNHFPGTFEIGRKDKLWKNLNRLRLKYGKEQFGFIPISYILPRQAKTLRQVWEKNDKEKWIVKPPASYRGTGIRVISKWGQIPKKVPLVVQRYIDNPYLINDTKFDLRLYILITSINPLRLYLYDNGLVRFASVKYSSNLTTICDRYMHLTNYSINRLSSHYTENEDADACQGHKWTLRSLWTYMEKERNIDVKNLWDSLKDVVVKTVISGELPMSQICRSNLSNRYNAYELFGIDVLFDEYLKPWILEVNISPSLHSSSPVDLAVKGPLVKDLLNMAGYHIPNKMSRSTHNTLLKVLGVKTPLCYDKRLYTFNLSVKEKEKQEYFKNVKSREEYIDSILDNLLPDDIRHLCIYEDELTQIGSYYNILFDAWENKYGNNRGEGIAVLEKLCQSKVHLEVPDNDNEQSKTCNIHQNTQIEVEKMMEKSSGDKISDYHRTVIK